In Plasmodium gaboni strain SY75 chromosome 8, whole genome shotgun sequence, one DNA window encodes the following:
- a CDS encoding putative exported protein (Plasmodium exported protein, unknown function) gives MSILYTKLFLFIVLLICILSPENNTLHKYVEIKERINNLLNHPHLRLLTERMPDDSLNGLRTNDENVEDDENEEHEGDDNENDEDEKGQNKTYKNNKYHKNNKNDKINKYDKVHINDQSNSKASNDTDEDGVNYETVPIKSTSLRNGVRKENIDNNNGNNSTKTSNNSKIKNSEEKTAPLNMQQLIEKSLYDLKICNHINDEKKQYADEIIDSMNLTEKVKNIFKELVYYYLWKRDPGYQLKLYKKIEKDIEQYTKNHVICTIIDLENLEDDLYYLQYPDREIYMHLDTAKENRQRRKFIKKMKEIEKQRKEQKKKKREMEKLNKRELL, from the exons atgagtattttatataccaaattatttttatttattgttCTACTAATTTGCATATTATCACCTGAAAAT aaTACACTTCATAAATATGttgaaataaaagaaaggattaataatttattaaatcatCCACATTTAAGATTATTAACAGAAAGAATGCCAGATGATTCTTTAAATGGATTGAGAACAAATGACGAAAATGTAGAAGATGATGAAAACGAAGAACATGAAGGAgatgataatgaaaatgatgaagatgaaaaaggacaaaataaaacttataaaaataataaatatcataaaaataataaaaacgataaaataaataaatatgataaagtacatataaatgatCAATCTAATTCTAAAGCTTCAAATGATACTGATGAAGATGGTGTCAATTATGAAACCGTACCTATAAAATCAACTTCCTTAAGAAATGGAGTGAGAAAAGAAAAcatagataataataacgGTAACAATAGTACTAAAACtagtaataatagtaaaattaaaaatagCGAAGAAAAAACTGCTCCATTAAATATGCAACAATTAATAGAAAAAAGtttatatgatttaaaaatatgtaacCACATAAACGATGAAAAGAAACAATACGCAGATGAAATAATAGATTCCATGAATCTTACAGAAAAAgtgaaaaatatattcaaagaattggtatattattatttgtgGAAAAGAGATCCAGGATATCAACTCAAGttatataagaaaattGAAAAGGATATCGAACAATACACAAAGAACCATGTTATTTGTACTATTATTGATTTGGAAAATTTAGAAGATgatctatattatttacaatACCCAGATAGAGAAATTTATATGCATTTAGATACAGCAAAGGAAAATAGACAAAGACgaaaatttataaaaaaaatgaaagaaatTGAAAAGCAACGGAAggaacaaaaaaaaaaaaaaagagaaatGGAAAAACTGAACAAGCGCGAATTGCTATAA
- a CDS encoding exported protein (PHIST), which translates to NKYGENNTSVLQMNKISSRNLSDVQVENFPSLNHGEKTYEKNDEKDESNNNNSNINKQPSEDDEELSQNNNNDNKNNNSTNNVNNNISNVSNDSGNVLSKKIKKKTYLNYNDLTKQLTKEELFYVLNSLKKVPGRRNLNNIWRHADGLISDILNEKLNDLNVYIQEYKKKYETLHDEQSYRISKSGLMEKFLDEFDERIMEQKMTYSSNFKLLILKCESIDEIKNFIHTFIDDLEKLINYIHGSYKHIFQLVNEGPTKVKLNDFIFK; encoded by the coding sequence aaTAAATATGGTGAGAATAACACATCTGTTTTACAAATGAATAAGATAAGTTCAAGAAATTTATCTGATGTACAAGTGGAAAATTTCCCTTCTTTAAATCATGGTGAGAAAACGTATGAAAAGAATGATGAAAAAGACGaatcaaataataacaattcaaatataaataaacaacCAAGTGAAGATGATGAAGAGCTTTCAcaaaacaataataatgataataagaataataacAGTACTAATAATGtcaataataatataagtaATGTTAGTAATGATTCTGGAAATGTATTaagtaaaaaaattaagaaaaaaacatacttaaattataatgatttGACAAAACAATTAACGAAAgaagaattattttatgttcTTAATTCATTAAAAAAGGTACCTGGAAGAAGAAACcttaataatatatggAGACATGCTGATGGTTTAATAAGcgatatattaaatgaaaaattaaatgatctaaatgtatatatacaaGAATATAAGAAGAAATATGAAACTTTACATGATGAACAATCCTATCGTATTAGTAAAAGTGGTTTAATGGAAAAATTTTTAGATGAATTTGATGAAAGAATAATGGAACAAAAAATGACCTATAGTAGTAATTTTAAACTTTTAATACTTAAATGTGAGTCAATtgatgaaataaaaaatttcatTCATACATTTATAGATGATTTAGAAAAgttaataaattatatacatggtagttataaacatatatttcaaTTAGTAAATGAAGGTCCAACTAAAGTAAAACTTAatgattttatatttaaatga
- a CDS encoding cytoadherence linked asexual protein 8 (part of same gene as PGSY75_0831600B~gap found within coding sequence), translated as MISYFKVVVFLIFFFQFLKNKVICSINESKNANENLNEDNNLNEDSNLNEDKNINDNIYQLKFMIANDELHKNLTIQEKLILDSLENDKLKYPLLKHETETYLDISKFKKKSINDADDDMYIIPTIQSSFYDIAKYEHLLKEQLIESYTANISDLIKKKLLIVRTLKTIKLMFIPLNSYKQKNNLKTALEELNEVFKNNVDQSEKNRLVNNHREAFKNILNVVDDIEKSKEIINKGETLILGNSKIDLMSTNDFFFTTNTNIKFMEELDNISKQYGLGLINQLGPHLIALGHFMILKLALKYYNIFFELKSVKFFSWQQILNFNMSDRYKILDMMCDQDAVYYSEKKRRKTYMKVDRSNTSMECNILEFLIHFFNKYQLEIIKITEDTDFDLHGMMEHRHIRDRFFSYMCNDPKECIIYHTDRFKKEKDEEDTFQQQDTSHNISAYNLYLNFYYFMKRYSSYGMRKTTYVHLLNLTGLINYDIRAYVTSLYLPGYYNIIEMSFTEETELPTLFYHSLECVKKCYFDENNEYTLFMKNTSIDSNFINEVSKCDLCKGAFLYANLKYDNVPSMLQKFYIYVTQGLKLKKVTSLVRTLDIYQDYSNFLSHDVNWYTFLFLFRITSFQEIAQKNVAESLYLNLKDEDSFHRSVTTSYWFPSHIKKYYTLHVRKHLPNNLLDELLKLMRKSTIEKMKKSITFLVHVNSFLQLDFFHNLNEPPFGFPRAHPLSLILEHKFKEWMNGSPAGFYFSNYQNPYIRKELHNRVLDLKFEPPKINEWNKVLKIIIKCAYEMYFEQRHVKNLFKYHNIHNINNKIMLMRDTYDMFNRKNFDDILFFADIVNIRKYLTATPLVKKRMDRTFYVVHSILGNSVNFYKYGIIYGFKVNKEILKEVVDELFSIYNFNTDIFTDTSFLQTVYLLFRKIEDTYKTQRRNDRM; from the exons ATGATATCATATTTTAAGGTAGTagtttttttaatatttttctttcaaTTTCTAAAAAATAAGGTAATTTGTTCCATTAATGAGAGTAAAAATGCGaatgaaaatttaaatgaagataataatcTAAATGAAGATAGTAATCTaaatgaagataaaaatataaatgacaatatatatcaattaaaatttatgaTTGCAAATGATGAACTACATAAGAATTTAACGATACAAGAAAAACTTATATTAGATTCGTtagaaaatgataaattaaaatatcCTCTATTAAAACATGAAACCGAAACATATTTGGATATATctaaatttaaaaaaaaaagcatAAATGATGCAGATGATGACATGTATATCATACCAACTATACAATCAAGTTTTTATGATATTGCAAAATATGaacatttattaaaagaacAATTAATAGAATCTTATACTGCAAATATTTCTGatttaattaaaaagaaattacTTATTGTAAGAACattaaaaacaataaaattAATGTTTATACCATTAAATTCttataaacaaaaaaataatttaaaaacTGCACTAGAAGAATTAAATGAAGTATTTAAGAATAATGTAGATCAATCAGAAAAAAATCGTTTGGTGAATAACCATCGAGAGGcattcaaaaatattttaaatgttGTTGATGACATTGAAAAATCAAAAGAGATCATAAATAAAGGTGAAACTTTAATTCTTGGAAATAGTAAGATAGATCTAATGAGTACAAATgactttttttttacaacCAACActaatataaaatttatgGAAGAAttagataatatatcaaaacAATACGGATTAGGTTTAATTAACCAGCTTGGTCCTCACCTTATAg CTCTGGGACATTTTATGATATTGAAATTAGCActtaaatattataatatattctttgAATTAAAATCTGTCAAATTTTTTAGTTGGCAACAAATATTGAACTTTAATATGTCAGATAGGTATAAAATACTTGATATGATGTGTGATCAGGATGCTGTATATTATTCAGAAAAAAAACGTAGAAAAACGTATATGAAAGTTGATAGATCGAATACAAGCATGGAATGTAATATCCTAgaatttttaattcatttttttaataaatatcaactagaaataattaaaattacGGAAGATACGGATTTCGACTTACATGGTATGATGGAGCACAGACATATAAGAGATCGATTCTTTTCATATATGTGTAATGATCCTAAAgaatgtattatatatcataccgatagatttaaaaaagaaaaggatGAGGAAGATACTTTCCAACAACAAGACACTAGTCACAATATTAGTGCATACAATTTATACTTAAATTTTTACTATTTTATGAAACGTTATAGTTCTTACGGAATGAGAAAAACTACATATGTTCACTTATTAAATTTAACAGGACTTATaa ATTACGATATTAGAGCTTATGTAACATCACTTTATTTACCTGGATATTACAACA TTATTGAAATGTCATTTACTGAGGAAACAGAACTTCCAACGCTATTTTATCATTCTTTGGAAT gTGTTAAAAAGTGTTATTTcgatgaaaataatgaatatacCTTATTCATGAAAAATACTTCCATAGATAGTAATTTTATTAACGAAGTATCCAAGTGTGATTTGTGTAAAGGAGCATTCTTATATGCTaatt taaaatatgataatgTTCCTTCCATGTTACAAAAGttttacatatatgtaaCTCAGGGTCTTAAACTGAAAAAAGTAACATCATTAGTTAGAACATTAGACATTTATCAAGATTACAGTAATTTTTTATCGCATGATGTTAATTGGTATAcattcttatttttatttagaATTACAAGTTTTCAAG AAATTGCACAAAAAAATGTGGCTGAATCTTTGTATTTAAATTTGAAAGATGAAGATTCATTTCATAGAAGTGTTACTACAAGTTATTGGTTTCCTTCACAcataaagaaatattatacattaCATGTTAGAAAACACCTGccaaataatttattagATG AATTATTGAAACTAATGCGAAAGAGTACAATAGAGAAGATGAAAAAATCTATCACATTTTTAGTACATgttaattcatttttacAATTAGATTTTTTTCATAACCTTAATGAACCACCCTTTGGATTTCCCCGTGCACATCCTTTATCATTAATTCTTGAACATAAATTTAAAGAATGGATGAATGGTTCACCTGCAggtttttatttttcaaattatCAAAATCCATATATAAGAAAAGAATTACATAATCGAGTATTAGATCTAAAGTTCGAACCAccaaaaataaatgaatgGAATAAggttttaaaaataataattaaatgtGCGTATGAAATGTATTTTGAACAAAGGCATgttaaaaatttatttaaatatcataatattcataatataaataataaaataatgcTAATGAGAGATACATATGATATGTTTAATAGAAAGAATTTTGatgatattttattttttgcGGATATAGTTaatattagaaaatatttaacaGCAACTCCTTTAGTTAAAAAGCGTATGGATAGAACATTTTATGTTGTGCATAGTATTTTAGGAAATTCtgtaaatttttataaatatggTATTATATATGGATTTAAAgtaaataaagaaattttGAAAGAAGTTGTAGATGAGCTGTTTTcaatttataattttaacACAGACATATTTACGGATACGTCTTTCTTACAAACAGTTTATTTACTCTTTAGAAAAATTGAAGACACTTACAAGACTCAAAGGAGAAACGATAGAATg